The window TCTGAGCTGTCATGGCACTATTGAGAACTCACAATTTTATGTTCTTGTGACCCCATCTCAAGACTCGGTGACACAGAAGAGTAGGTTACACCCTTAACATCCTGATTGGAGAGAGTTTAAAGTACAATTTTTGTGATTGCtgaggttttgggtttgttttttcttttcctcagcatCTGCTTTTGCCTGGAGAGGTTTTACATTTTGAGCCAACACCAGCAGAGAATCTGAGATCCCCCCCTGGAAAAGCTGCTAAATCTTGTAGgtcagaacacagaaaaagaattaatgaaaggcaggaggaaggaaaaaaaagaggtttgaGTTGCAACTTGTGCTGCCTTCATGTTTGCATGGAAATCCCTTCTGCAGGACAGGGAGGGATCAGAGGGAGCTTGGGCTGCCAGGCAGGCTCAGTCACAGCTGTGCTCCTGTCACCCATGGAGACCCTTTGGTGCCTGAATTTGAAGGGTTTCCTTGTCCACAGCCTTGATTTTGTATGGGCATCATCACCCAGGTAGGGGCTGAACAGCATCTGAAAAGGGCAGAGAGAAGGTGCCTGATCCACCCCAGTGCCCTTGTCATGAGGCTGAGGAAAGGGAGTTAAACTCTTCTGCCTTGTACTGATACTGCAGGACTGGAGGaaagggagagcagcagaggctTTAGGGAGACGCAGAGAAGTGTCCTGATCTTTGCAGCTGCAGGATAAAGGATGAGAAATGTAATATGGTTAAGGACATTTTGCAACAActtccccagcagtggctgctcaGCTGTGGCACAGAGAACAGCAACTGCCTCCACAGCACTGGTGTTcttgctgccagcagggacagactgATGGATAAGACACAGGTTTTAcatcaaaaataaacatttcaacaATATTTTTGTGTCTGGAAATCTTTAGAGAAGTTCACATTAGGATTGCTTCTAACCTGATTTGACCCTTTGGAAGTAAAATGTCATTGCTGGTGTTCAAATTAACACTTCTGCTAAACACCTCAGGGCTTCAGTGAGCAAATCTTGATACCAGAGCTGTCAGATTTTGTCAAACAAATAAAGACAGTGATATCTTCCCTGAGTTCAGGTGTCCAGCATGTGCATAAACTTACACATGCTGAGTTGCCTTACACTGTACTCAGAGGGATCCCAGACCAGTCCGTGTGTTTGCCTCTGGCTTCTGATCCACTTCACAGTCTAGTTCAAAGACTTTCATGAAGCTTCTGCCTTGGCACTACAGGGAAACATTCAGCTTGAAAACGGAACTTGCCTTGGAGTGGTGGCAAACAGAATTACAGGCAGGAGATACAGGGTCAGCTGATCCCACGGGGCCACACAGAGGCCACACAGAGGATTATCCCGACAGcaaatgttctgctgctttatCCAACCCACTCTGAAGGAAACCAAGCAATGTGGCTTCTGCCACTTCCCTTTCCGAGGGCCTTTGTCACCAGATAATCTGCAAGGAGGAAACATTTggctgtgcagcctcatttcCAAACACTTTCACATTAACTCATCCTTGGGGGGGGAGATACCAAGGAATTACGGTCACACTGCCAGAGAGGCCAAACTGCTGCAGGTCTTTTTGAGGTCCAGGGCTGTAAACACAACTCCCAACATCCTGGGACGCTGGTCGGGACGCTTGGATTTGCGCCTTTCTCAAAGcatctcttttcccctctgcttCCAGCTGCCCTGATGTCCCTGTAAATCCATCCTGGAACTTCATCTGAGGAAAGGATCTCCTGAATCAAAAgcttcctcctgctcttccccttcccaTAACTTCCCTCAGGATGGCATCTGACAGCCCCGAGTCGCTGATGACCCTGTGCACCGACTTCTGCCTTCGCAACTTGGAGGGGACCCTCTGCTACCTCCTGGACAACGAAACGCTCCGGCTCCACCCTGACATCTTCCTGCCCAGCGAGATCTGTGACAAACTTGTCAACGAGTACGTTTTAGGCCTGGCTTTGGGAAGCTTTGCCTGGTTTGAGGAGCTGGGAGCTCAGGCAAAGGGGTGTATAGTTCTCCAAAAAGAATGAAAGGGGAAGAAATCATAGGGCTGTTTTTCCAATTGATCTTCATCTTGGCAGTAAAGGTTTGCATTAAGTTCAGAAGGAAGTGTTCCCAGAGTTATTGTAGTGCTATATATCACTCTAATTTCTGCGGATATCACCCTTTCCAAGTTAGTCAGATAGAGCTGAACAAAGTCCTGTTAAAAGGGAAATCAGAAGGGTAAACCCAGAGTGAAACAGTCACTGCTTCACAGTCAGTAAGCAACAAAGGAGCCTTCCCATTTCCCACTACTGAAGCTTTACAGCTCCCTCTCCaagcagagaaataaagagTGCAAAGTGGTAACAGATGTTAAATTTTAAAGTTGCTGCTCCCATAGATTTACAAAGCAACCTGTTTCCAGGGATTTACATAATTTGGCTGTCACAGTCTCTCTTGGCTGAACTTGTGCCCACAAAGTCTGGCAGAGAACTCTGGCCAGctaattttctgaaaaaattagaaaaaaaatcaaattactaAGTTTAAACAGCTAGGGAAAAAATTCCTGGAGGCTGTGCTTGCCAGAATCCAGTTTgctcacaaacacacacagtcTTGCCCAAAATATCCCTAAGGATTAGCTCAGTGCCAGGAGAGGTAGTGGGTCAGCCCCTCTACCCCAGAGGCTGACCTGGGTGATCAGGAGGGGGTTGGTGTCACATTCCCATGTCACCAGTGCAGGTGCCAGAACTGTAGCTGAGCCTCTGCCATGCTGTGCTAATGCCATTGCCCCCCACAGGTATGTGGAGCTGGTGAAGACAGACAGCATCTTCGAACCCCATGAAAGCTTCTTCACCCTCTTCTCAGACCCACGGAGCACCAGGCTGGCTCGGATCCACCTGCGGGAACAGATTGTGCAGGACCAGGACCTGGAGGCCATCAGGAAGCAGGTGCTGTTGCATTGACAGCTGTCATGTCACAGCATTGCTGCATGGGCACCAGCTAGAATCCCAGACATGCAGATCCCCAAGGCTCCATCCTTCACTTTGGGAATAACATCGGCTTCTCCCTTCTCAGCTCCCAAAGCCACTGtagggaatgggatggggacactggtgATATGTGGTCTCAGGCTGTCCCAGCGGGAGGTGTGGATCAAACAGGGTGGGCACTTTACCTGTGAAATATATCCTAACCttgatttctcttttcccaggatCTTGTTGAGCTCTACCTGACTAACTGTGAGAAGCTGACGGCCAAGAGCCTGCAAACCTTGGTGAGCTTCAGCCACACACTGATCTCCCTGAGCCTCTTTGGCTGCTGCAATATCTTCTACGAGGAGGAGAACCCCGGGGGGTGTGAGGATGACTGTCTGGTGAACCCCACCCGCCAGGTCTTGGTCAAGGACTTTACCTTTGAAGGCTTCAACCGCCTGCGCTTCCTGAACCTGGGCCGCCTGATTGAGGGGGTGAACGTGGAGACCCTGCTGCGGCCTCTGGcctccctggcagctctggatCTCTCTGGGATCCAGCTGAATGATGTGGGATTCCTCACCCAGTGGAAGGACAGTCTGGTTTCCTTAGTGCTTTACAACATGGACCTTTCAGAGGAACACATCCAAGTGATCGCACAGCTTCGCAAGCTCAGGTCAGATCTGTTCTTCCTTGCCTATCCTTTGCCCGCTGATAGGAAAAGGTCTTTTAGGAATTATCTACTTGCCTGCTAACAGAGAAGCACCTCTGGGTGCCTCTAACCTTATAACCTGCTGGGTTCAGGTTATAAACCTTCCTGTGAACAGGCTCACTCATTGACTCACTGCACATATCTGACATGTCTAAAGCCAGCCTGAATTTTACTTGTAAAAAGATATACTTAGCAGAAACTTCCtcttagaaaagcaaaaaataacaCCTTCACATctcccaaaaaaccccagacacccaaaaaaaccccccacaaaccgaacaccaaaccaaaaccatcaCCACCCCCAACCAGACAAACAAAATAGAAGAGGTGAATACCCCAGAGATGGCAAAAGAAAATTACTACATATGGTTACATAAAGTAACACAGTGATACACTGTGAAACTCAGTCCTCCAAACCATTCATCAAACTGGGATTTACAAAGTTTAAGCCTAGCTCTGTAATAAAACTAGGCAAAGCTCTGAGCTCAGGCTGTCTTCTGGCTGTACTCCATGGAAGCCCACTGTGCATGGATGGGGCAACCAAGGGAACAAGCAGTGTCAACAAATGGGTGCTCCTGACCTAAAAGTGTTGACAGTGAAACAATTTCCTGAACCAGAGCTGAGACAATTGCTATTCAAACCTCACAGTGGTATTGGGAAAGGAATCCAGGACTTCCCAAACCAGAGAGAAAGGCCTTACTATTCACAGGAAGGATGCTTTGCAATGGCTTTAGCATCATCACAGTTGAACTCAGGCACATTAACATACACTCTGGAGTCTCAGGGAACATCCTGGATAACATTTTCTAAATCTAAGTACTTTTAAGTCCCAGTGACTTGCAATGAAACCTGGTCTGCAACAGATGGAAGACACTTTTGTGAGTGGGATGCTGGCTCCTGTTTCAGGAAGTTTAGAAAAGTCTCTCTCAAGGATCTTAGCCCCTGCCCTGTAAGGGACCCCACCTGCACACCATGTGGGTCAGTTTGTCCCACCACTCCCATAGCAGCAGGATTTTCCCAAAGCTTAAGCATTTAAACACCTGAAAGAAATCAGGACAGAGTACTAGCCCGAGGTGGAAAAATTAGAAGATTGGGGAAGCAGACAAAATCTTGTGTAACTTAATTTGTGGGATGAGGCAAGATACGTTTCTGGGGATGCAAAGATCCTCTGATGCATTTTAATCTCCAGGCAGAAATGCTCAGGTGGCTGCTGCGATGGAGCTTGGGAAAGGCAGTTCCTGAGCCTGGAGCCATTTGCTTTGTGATGTGTGGCCAGACGATTCactgtgctctgctccaggTAGACCTCTGCCAGATAATCTGTGTGCTTAGGTTACACACAgggccagctgctgctgccagagcctACAGAATCACATTCCTGTACCTTGGgaaggaaataataataaataataatcaCACTTGGTACTCCTTTTCCTCTGGTAGAGAGGCAGAAGCCCCAGCTAACGCTCTCCAGGCTCTGAGATGCTCTCTGTCACCTGCAGGCACTTGGATATCTCCCGAGACCATCTGTCCAGTTATTACAAGTTTAAGCTGACCCGGCGGGTTCTGAACCTGTTTGTGGAGAACCTGGTGAACCTCAGCTCGCTCGACATCTCAGGGCACACCATGCTGGAGAACTGCACCATCCCCAGCATGGAGGAGAAGATGGGCCAGACAAGGTACAGGAACAGCAGTTACTGAGGTTTGCTTGGATGGATAGATCATGGAAAGATGAGTTAAGAACAGTTCCCTCTTTTGAGTTCCCAAATTCTGTAGGTCTAATACTAAGAAGCAGGATACAACTCTTCCCAGTTTCCCCTGACAGTAAAGACTGGTGTGAGAATCAACTGCTATTGCTGTATGCAATACATGTAAGGACTTGTAAGAGTAATAAAGAAATCATCCCATCTGCCTGCCATACAGCTCTGAAGGATTTCAGTTCTTTTCCACACACATTCTCCCAGGGATCTCCTGCAGGATTATTTCTGAAAGGACTCCAAAGCTCTGTACATACTTCCTACACAGAACATTCTTACCCTCACTAAAATTCAGGCTCTTTTGAGACAGAACATTTATACACTGAGTCAGGGAGGGCTGAATGTTTTAGGAACTTGGAATCTAAAGGCCTGTTTTCAGATTTGACCTGGATATTGGGGAGATCAATCCTTGCAAATCCTGGTAGGGGCACAGCTAGAGGTTTGGTTTTCCAGCTCAGCCAAGAACTCTGCCCTCCTATGAAGCACTTACTGAACAGAAGCAAACAAGTGGGACAGTACTGGCTCCTTTTTATCAGAGCTGGTGAAAATGCACTGGCTCTTGGTCAATAAGGAACATGGCAGCAAAAGCAGTGttcctgcctgctcacagaagcAGATCTAGTCTATCAGATGATGCACAGCCCAGACTGCAAATACTTTGGATCAGCGAAATCCACAGCCCTTTAAAAGGAAATGTTCACTCCAACCAGTGAATTTCCAGGACAAATTCTACCTGGGAAAGCTGCATTCTGTCTGCATGAATTCTTCTTACTGCTGGTTCTATTCCACACATTCACCCTTCACTCAGGATCACCTGGGATGAACGTTTAGGGTTATGTTTAGGAGCTCCTGTAAAGTGAAGTGTAGCCATTATCACTCTGGTTATGAGGCAGTGCAGAGTGAATGGAGGGCTGACACCTGAAGAAACACGGTACCGACATGAGCGatctcttattttttcccctcagcatTGAGCCAGCAAAGAGCAGCATTGCTCCCTTCCGGGGTCTGAAACGGCCACTCCAGTTCCTGGGCCTTTTTGAAACGTCTCTCTGCCGCCTGACACATATTCCAGCCTACAAGGTAACAAGGCTGCAGGAATGCAGGCAGTGGGAGCTTGGTATTAGTTGAAAGAACATGAAAATTATTGGCTGCCAGCAGAGCGGAGTTCTTTGGGTCTCAGTTGTGACAATTGAGCTCTGACCTTTCAATACCTAGTTGATAATGCAGGAAatctgcctcctcctccataATTTCTTCCCTGACTGTTTTTGTTCCCCTGTACCAGGTGAGTGGAGACAAGAATGAAGAGCAAGTCCTGAATGCCATCGAGGCTTACACGGAGCACCGGCCGGAGATCACCTCCCGCGCCATCAACCTCCTGTTCGACATCGCCCGCATCGAGCGCTGCAGCCAGCTGCTGAGAGCCCTCCAGGTGAGCCTTTGCCTCTCCCTCACAAGGGTAATTTTGTGGTCCCAGTCTTTTTTTCACCCTGGGAAACCGTTCTGGAGAAAGTTCCAGTAGTGCAGTGGACCTGGTTTACCTTCGTTTCATAAGCACATTCCCTCAATGCCTGGGCCACGCATTCCTTGAGGGCGTCTAACAGTCACTCCAAGACTCCACAGCAAGTCAGTGGCACTGAAGCTCCATGTTCTTTCTCCTCAGCTGGTGATCACAGCCCTCAAGTGCCACAAGGATGACAAAAACATCCAGGTGACGGGCAGCGCGGCGCTGTTCTACCTGACCAACTCCGAGTACCGCATGGAGCAGAGCGTGAAGCTGCGGCGCCAGGTCATCCAGGTGGTGCTGAACGGCATGGAGTCCTACCAGGAGGTCACAGTAAGAGCAGACCAGGCTCCTTCAGCGCCCTCCTTCCCTTATCCTATTTCTTTAGCCTGGTGTCAGCATCTGGGTCTCCTCAGCCTCCAGGCACTGAGTCAAGGCAGAGAAGCGATTGCCCAGATCTGCTCCTTTCCTTCACTCAGTGATGGGGATTACATGCAGGGTGTTCCTTATCCATGTGATATTCTCcagaaaaagggggagaaagtaATGATAGCAAggctcctttttttccatggatAGCAGTCaaagatggtgtcaaaggcatTGGGGATATCGAGTCAATGGAAAGAAACATCCCAAATCTCTGTACTGGAAGCCAGCTGAGCTTGCACACAGAGAGGAACTGGCTTGGAAAGCAAGTGGGTAATTGGGCCCTGGGTAATTGTGTGGCCCTGTGAAACTGAActgacagagagaaagaaaggggtACTGACAGAGCATGGCTAAAGCACAGCACTAAATAGAAGGGTAATTGAAATTTTAGTAGTTGTAGTGAGGCAAGAAGATGGTTTCAATACCAAGCAGAAAGGAAACATGAAGTGATGGGGCCGGTGGTTTTGTAGCCACCTGGCCCAGTGTTTGCTTCCTTTTGGCCCAGGTACAGCGGAACTGCTGCCTGACACTGTGTAACTTCAGCATTCCTGAGGAGCTGGAGTTCCAGTACCGCCGGGTCAACgagctgctgctgaacatcCTCAACCAGAGCCGGCAGGACGAGTCCATCCAGCGCATCGCTGTGCACCTCTGCAACGCTCTGGTCTGCCAGGTGGACAACGACCACAAAGAAGCTGTGGGCAAGATGGGGTTTGTCATGGTTGGTATGGTCCCAGGGTGTCTACTTACCCTTAACCCAGGCCAGCACAGTTCCCTTGCAGCCGTTCACCCAATGCATCCAGCTGTGATCCAACCTCACAGTATCACAGGAGGGAACcactgtcccagcagtgctAACCCTTCCTGGAGCCCCTTTGCTTGCTTACCAGCCATGATCCCAGAGACtgcctgggagggcagggaagcaCTGT is drawn from Pseudopipra pipra isolate bDixPip1 chromosome 20, bDixPip1.hap1, whole genome shotgun sequence and contains these coding sequences:
- the ZER1 gene encoding protein zer-1 homolog, with amino-acid sequence MASDSPESLMTLCTDFCLRNLEGTLCYLLDNETLRLHPDIFLPSEICDKLVNEYVELVKTDSIFEPHESFFTLFSDPRSTRLARIHLREQIVQDQDLEAIRKQDLVELYLTNCEKLTAKSLQTLVSFSHTLISLSLFGCCNIFYEEENPGGCEDDCLVNPTRQVLVKDFTFEGFNRLRFLNLGRLIEGVNVETLLRPLASLAALDLSGIQLNDVGFLTQWKDSLVSLVLYNMDLSEEHIQVIAQLRKLRHLDISRDHLSSYYKFKLTRRVLNLFVENLVNLSSLDISGHTMLENCTIPSMEEKMGQTSIEPAKSSIAPFRGLKRPLQFLGLFETSLCRLTHIPAYKVSGDKNEEQVLNAIEAYTEHRPEITSRAINLLFDIARIERCSQLLRALQLVITALKCHKDDKNIQVTGSAALFYLTNSEYRMEQSVKLRRQVIQVVLNGMESYQEVTVQRNCCLTLCNFSIPEELEFQYRRVNELLLNILNQSRQDESIQRIAVHLCNALVCQVDNDHKEAVGKMGFVMTMLKLIQKKLADKTCDQVMEFSWSALWNITDETPDNCEMFLNYSGMKLFLECLKEFPEKQELHRNMLGLLGNVAEVKELRPQLMTSQFISVFSNLLESKADGIEVSYNACGVLSHIMFDGPEAWGICEPHREEVVKRMWAAIQSWDINSRRNINYRSFEPILRLLPQGISPVSQHWATWALYNLVSVYPDKYCPLLIKEGGIPLLKDMIKMASARQETKEMARKVIEHCSNFKEENMDTSR